Proteins encoded in a region of the Calidithermus timidus DSM 17022 genome:
- a CDS encoding SDR family oxidoreductase: MFEPGLLQDKVVLVTGGGTGLGRSMSTRFLELGAKVAIAGRRQEVLEQAAREMSEQTGGEVLGVPCDVRDPEAVVGLMDSVLGHFGRIDVLVNNAAGNFISPTERLSYRAVDAVLGIVLHGTFYCTLELGKRWIAGGHKGTVLNIATTYAEGGSGYVVPSAVAKAGVVALTRSLAAEWGKYGIRLNAIAPGPFPTEGAWSRLMPTPEIEKLFMERIPLRRVGEHKELANLAAYLISDYAGFITGDLIYIDGGEKAWGSGEFNVLDAVSKEQWDALEAMRKKQRE, encoded by the coding sequence ATGTTTGAACCCGGTTTACTTCAAGACAAGGTCGTGCTGGTCACGGGGGGCGGCACCGGGCTCGGGCGCTCGATGAGCACCCGCTTTCTCGAGCTGGGGGCCAAGGTGGCCATCGCCGGGCGGCGGCAGGAGGTGCTCGAGCAGGCCGCTAGGGAGATGAGCGAGCAGACGGGGGGCGAAGTGCTAGGCGTGCCCTGCGACGTGCGCGACCCCGAGGCAGTCGTGGGCCTGATGGACAGCGTTCTGGGACACTTTGGCCGCATCGACGTACTGGTCAACAACGCCGCCGGCAACTTCATCTCCCCCACCGAACGCCTCTCCTACCGGGCGGTGGATGCGGTACTGGGGATCGTGCTGCACGGAACCTTTTACTGCACGCTCGAGCTGGGCAAGCGCTGGATCGCCGGCGGTCACAAGGGGACGGTGCTCAACATCGCCACCACCTACGCCGAGGGCGGCTCGGGCTACGTGGTGCCCTCGGCGGTGGCCAAGGCCGGGGTGGTGGCCCTGACCCGCTCGCTGGCCGCCGAGTGGGGCAAGTACGGCATCCGGCTCAACGCCATCGCACCGGGGCCGTTCCCCACCGAAGGAGCCTGGAGCCGCCTGATGCCCACCCCCGAGATCGAAAAGCTCTTCATGGAGCGCATCCCCCTGCGCCGGGTGGGCGAGCACAAGGAGCTGGCCAACCTCGCCGCCTACCTCATCTCCGACTACGCGGGCTTCATCACCGGCGACCTCATCTACATCGACGGCGGCGAGAAGGCGTGGGGCTCAGGCGAGTTCAACGTGCTCGACGCCGTGAGCAAGGAGCAGTGGGACGCGCTCGAGGCGATGCGGAAGAAGCAAAGGGAATAG